From the genome of Gracilibacillus salitolerans, one region includes:
- the spoIVA gene encoding stage IV sporulation protein A, giving the protein MERVDIFKDISKRTNGDIYLGVVGAVRTGKSTFIKKFMEKTVLPNMTNESDRLRAQDELPQSAAGKTIMTTEPKFVPNQAVSLTVEEGLDVNVRLVDCVGYTVNGAQGFEDENGPRMIHTPWYEEPIPFHDAAEIGTRKVIQEHSTMGIVVTTDGSIGEIPRGDYEDAESRIVDELKEVGKPFIMIINSVQPYNQETELLRQDLTEKYDIPVLSMSVESMTEHDINNVLREVLYEFPVLEVNVNLPSWVLVLDESHWLRQNYQIAIEETVKDIKRLRDVDHVIGQFDQFDYIQQASLAGIEMGEGIADIDLHAPDELYDQVLKEIVGEEIRGKDHLLQLMQEFTNAKKEYDQIAEALKMVKQTGYGVAAPALTDMALEEPEIIRQGSRFGVRLKAVAPSIHMIKVDVESEFAPIIGTEKQSEELVRYLMQDFEEDPLSIWQSDIFGRSLSSIVREGIQAKLSLMPENARFKLKETLERIINEGSGGLIAIIL; this is encoded by the coding sequence TTGGAAAGGGTAGATATCTTCAAGGATATTTCAAAACGTACGAATGGTGATATTTATTTAGGTGTCGTTGGAGCAGTTCGGACCGGTAAGTCTACATTTATTAAAAAATTTATGGAAAAGACCGTCTTACCAAACATGACGAATGAAAGTGATCGATTGAGAGCACAAGATGAATTACCACAAAGTGCAGCAGGAAAAACAATTATGACAACTGAACCAAAATTTGTTCCTAATCAGGCAGTGTCGCTAACGGTAGAAGAAGGTTTAGATGTAAATGTTCGACTAGTAGATTGTGTTGGATATACAGTTAATGGCGCACAGGGTTTTGAAGATGAAAACGGCCCACGTATGATTCACACACCTTGGTATGAAGAGCCTATACCTTTTCATGATGCAGCCGAAATTGGAACAAGAAAAGTTATTCAAGAACATTCTACAATGGGCATTGTAGTTACAACAGATGGAAGTATAGGAGAAATACCTAGAGGCGACTATGAGGACGCAGAATCACGTATTGTAGATGAATTAAAAGAAGTTGGAAAACCATTTATCATGATTATTAATTCCGTACAACCTTATAATCAAGAAACTGAATTATTAAGGCAAGACCTTACAGAAAAATATGATATTCCAGTTCTGTCCATGAGTGTAGAAAGTATGACTGAGCATGATATTAATAACGTATTAAGAGAAGTACTATATGAGTTTCCAGTACTCGAAGTCAATGTTAACTTACCAAGTTGGGTATTAGTTTTAGATGAGTCACACTGGTTAAGACAAAATTATCAAATTGCGATTGAAGAGACTGTTAAAGATATAAAAAGATTAAGAGATGTTGACCATGTAATAGGTCAATTTGATCAATTTGATTATATTCAGCAAGCATCTTTAGCAGGTATTGAGATGGGAGAAGGTATTGCAGATATCGATCTTCACGCTCCAGATGAGTTATATGATCAAGTATTAAAAGAAATCGTTGGTGAAGAAATCAGAGGTAAAGATCACTTACTTCAATTAATGCAAGAGTTTACGAATGCCAAAAAAGAATATGATCAAATTGCTGAAGCATTAAAAATGGTAAAACAAACAGGTTATGGTGTAGCAGCTCCGGCTTTGACTGATATGGCGTTAGAAGAGCCTGAAATTATTAGACAAGGTTCAAGGTTTGGGGTTCGGTTGAAAGCTGTAGCACCGTCTATTCATATGATAAAAGTAGACGTAGAATCTGAATTTGCTCCGATTATTGGGACAGAAAAACAAAGTGAAGAATTAGTCAGATATTTAATGCAAGATTTTGAGGAGGATCCATTATCCATTTGGCAATCTGACATTTTTGGAAGATCTTTGAGTTCAATCGTTAGAGAAGGGATTCAAGCGAAGCTATCTCTGATGCCTGAAAACGCTAGATTTAAATTAAAGGAAACTTTAGAACGAATTATCAATGAAGGTTCAGGTGGTTTGATCGCAATAATTTTATAA
- a CDS encoding DUF2768 domain-containing protein, with protein MSDPLMKMWISFGGMGALILSMVLIVLSRYKLKGMLSGIVALVAYICLIIGGIIITLVVIGGPSS; from the coding sequence TTGTCAGATCCATTAATGAAAATGTGGATATCGTTTGGAGGCATGGGTGCTCTTATTTTATCCATGGTTTTAATTGTACTTAGCAGGTATAAATTAAAAGGAATGTTATCAGGTATTGTAGCACTTGTTGCTTATATCTGTTTAATTATAGGTGGCATTATAATCACTTTAGTGGTTATTGGTGGGCCATCATCCTGA
- a CDS encoding stage VI sporulation protein F → MSDFKQNMFDQIQKQSNVQPDQIMKVAQSVQNADFSDEKTVRKLVKQLARLSGKPVSKQKEDKIVKAITNNKMPKDINSLSKLFKN, encoded by the coding sequence TTGAGTGACTTTAAACAAAATATGTTTGATCAGATTCAAAAACAATCTAATGTCCAACCTGATCAAATTATGAAAGTAGCACAATCTGTACAGAATGCGGATTTTTCGGATGAAAAAACTGTAAGAAAGTTAGTAAAACAATTAGCTAGGCTTTCTGGTAAACCTGTGTCTAAACAAAAAGAGGATAAAATTGTGAAAGCAATTACCAACAATAAAATGCCTAAAGATATTAATTCATTAAGTAAATTATTTAAAAACTAA
- a CDS encoding NAD(P)H-dependent glycerol-3-phosphate dehydrogenase, giving the protein MSKIAVLGAGSWGTALAMVLCDNHHDVRIWTHNPDQKKAMELERRNQKYLPDISLPDSLTIYDDLSQAIEQVEAIVLVVPTKAIREICQKLNKVLHHKVVIIHGSKGIEPDSHYRISEMIKEELSLSLYDDVVALSGPSHAEEVSVKHPTTLTAASENGELASFTQDLFINQYFRVYTSKDIIGVELGGALKNIIALGAGISDGLGYGDNAKAALITRGLAEISRLATIKGANPLTFIGLSGVGDLIVTCTSAHSRNWRAGNMLGKGFQLNDVLNKMGMIVEGIRTTEAVSQLAKKENIEMPITTGIYDVIYEIRSPKEVVDDLMTRNRTNEVDDISSLLQNRYTN; this is encoded by the coding sequence ATGTCAAAAATAGCTGTTCTTGGAGCAGGTAGCTGGGGTACAGCACTTGCAATGGTTTTATGTGATAACCATCATGATGTAAGGATCTGGACCCATAACCCAGATCAAAAAAAAGCGATGGAACTGGAGAGAAGAAATCAAAAATATTTACCTGATATTTCACTTCCAGACTCATTAACAATTTATGATGATCTCAGTCAGGCTATTGAACAAGTTGAAGCTATTGTATTAGTCGTACCAACAAAAGCAATAAGAGAGATTTGTCAAAAATTGAATAAAGTACTACACCATAAAGTAGTCATCATTCACGGGAGTAAAGGAATTGAACCTGACAGTCATTATCGTATTTCGGAAATGATAAAAGAGGAGTTATCCTTAAGTTTATATGATGATGTTGTAGCACTGTCCGGTCCAAGTCATGCAGAAGAAGTCAGTGTAAAGCATCCTACCACTTTGACAGCGGCATCTGAAAATGGGGAATTGGCTTCTTTTACCCAGGATTTATTTATAAATCAATATTTTCGTGTTTACACAAGTAAAGATATCATTGGTGTAGAATTAGGTGGTGCGCTAAAAAATATCATTGCTTTAGGTGCGGGAATCTCGGATGGATTAGGTTATGGGGATAATGCGAAGGCAGCACTTATTACTAGAGGGTTAGCTGAAATTTCCAGATTAGCAACTATCAAAGGAGCAAATCCTTTAACGTTTATTGGTTTATCTGGTGTCGGGGACCTTATCGTTACTTGTACTAGCGCACATAGTCGTAATTGGCGTGCAGGTAACATGTTAGGTAAAGGGTTCCAGTTAAATGATGTATTGAACAAAATGGGCATGATTGTGGAAGGGATTCGTACGACAGAAGCAGTTTCCCAATTAGCAAAAAAAGAGAATATAGAAATGCCGATAACTACTGGAATATATGACGTGATTTATGAAATAAGATCACCGAAAGAAGTAGTCGATGATCTCATGACCAGAAACCGGACAAATGAAGTGGATGATATTTCATCCTTACTTCAAAATAGGTATACCAATTAA
- the der gene encoding ribosome biogenesis GTPase Der, producing MRSSVVAIVGRPNVGKSTIFNRLVGERISIVEDIPGVTRDRIYAEAEWLNTTFRLIDTGGIEIGDEPLLIQMRAQAEVAIREADVIIFLANGREGITAADEEVAKILYKSNKPIVLAVNKVDNPEMREQIYEFYALGFGEPHPISGTHGLGLGDLLDSVVNLFPERENEPVDEDVIHFSLIGRPNVGKSSLVNSILNEERVIVSDIAGTTRDAIDTNFSKDNRDFIIIDTAGMRKRGKIYETTEKYSILRALKAIERSDVVLTLIDAEEGIIEQDKKIAGYAHEAGKAVVIVVNKWDTIEQHDQAIKEFEDNVRAHFQFLDYAPIVYLSAKTKKRIHTLLPKVVQASENHTKRVETNILNDVIMDALAINPAPSKHGKKLKVLYATQVAVKPPTFVVFVNDPELMHFSYERFLENQIREAFGFEGTPIKIYARKRS from the coding sequence ATGAGAAGTTCAGTAGTTGCGATAGTTGGAAGGCCAAATGTTGGAAAATCAACTATTTTCAATCGTTTAGTTGGTGAAAGAATATCTATTGTGGAAGATATTCCTGGAGTAACCCGAGATCGTATTTACGCAGAAGCAGAGTGGTTAAATACCACTTTTCGTTTAATAGATACTGGCGGGATTGAAATTGGCGATGAACCGTTATTAATACAAATGCGTGCACAAGCAGAAGTTGCAATCAGAGAAGCAGACGTTATTATATTTCTTGCTAATGGAAGAGAAGGCATTACAGCGGCTGATGAAGAGGTTGCCAAGATTTTATATAAATCGAATAAGCCAATCGTATTAGCCGTAAATAAAGTTGATAATCCAGAAATGCGCGAACAAATTTACGAATTCTATGCATTAGGATTTGGAGAACCTCACCCTATTTCAGGTACCCATGGATTAGGATTAGGGGATTTGTTGGATAGTGTTGTCAACCTTTTTCCTGAAAGGGAGAATGAGCCAGTCGATGAAGATGTCATTCATTTTAGTCTAATTGGACGACCAAATGTAGGAAAATCCTCTTTAGTTAATTCAATCTTAAATGAAGAGCGTGTCATTGTTAGTGATATTGCTGGAACAACACGTGATGCGATTGATACTAATTTCAGTAAAGACAATCGTGATTTCATCATTATTGATACAGCTGGTATGAGAAAAAGAGGAAAAATCTATGAAACTACCGAAAAATACAGTATATTAAGGGCATTAAAAGCAATTGAACGATCTGATGTTGTCCTAACATTAATCGACGCCGAAGAAGGTATTATCGAGCAAGATAAAAAAATAGCAGGTTATGCTCATGAAGCAGGAAAAGCAGTTGTTATTGTAGTCAATAAGTGGGATACAATTGAACAACATGATCAAGCAATCAAAGAATTTGAGGACAATGTAAGAGCCCATTTTCAGTTCTTAGACTACGCACCGATTGTATACTTATCTGCGAAGACGAAAAAAAGAATACACACACTTTTACCAAAAGTCGTACAAGCGAGTGAAAATCATACGAAGCGGGTCGAAACGAATATATTGAATGACGTGATTATGGATGCATTGGCAATCAACCCTGCACCATCAAAACATGGTAAGAAATTAAAAGTGCTATATGCAACGCAAGTAGCTGTTAAACCACCTACATTTGTTGTATTCGTCAATGACCCAGAATTAATGCACTTTTCTTATGAACGTTTCCTTGAAAATCAAATCCGTGAGGCTTTTGGTTTTGAAGGGACTCCAATAAAAATATATGCTCGTAAACGAAGTTAG
- a CDS encoding capping complex subunit for YIEGIA: MVLEKAILATITTNANKVTAGASIFICDSKEEMDKVAANLEAILDGISHALSDELYIIVKH; encoded by the coding sequence ATGGTATTAGAAAAAGCCATTTTAGCTACGATCACCACGAATGCTAATAAGGTGACAGCAGGTGCTTCGATTTTTATCTGTGACAGTAAAGAAGAAATGGACAAAGTCGCCGCAAATTTAGAAGCCATACTAGATGGAATTAGTCATGCACTAAGTGATGAATTATATATTATTGTAAAACATTAA
- a CDS encoding YIEGIA family protein has translation MNEYTYPILFGVTMGTIARFIMLRTDYRQYPTYLHGKIIHLALGFIAASLGAVAVPAIMEKEYTAVTFLTIAASQFREVRNMERNTLAEMDSYELVPRGNTYIEGIAVAFESRNYLVIFTSLLGTMTYLIWNIYAAIIVAVLCYFIIRKYMSGSTLGEIVDIKQALVSFDGAGLYVDNIYIMNIGIPERQEEILKYGMGFVLTPKNFDVRSTIANLGQRQAILHDISVSLGVFRDSGTPALTPLIKRDLDDGRIGVFILPQDKDLNKAVKVIQSVPVLENAIRMPSESKAQSKE, from the coding sequence GTGAATGAATATACATACCCTATTTTATTTGGAGTTACAATGGGTACTATTGCTCGTTTTATTATGTTAAGAACCGACTATCGGCAATATCCAACCTATTTGCATGGGAAGATTATTCATTTAGCACTAGGATTTATTGCCGCAAGCCTAGGTGCAGTTGCAGTACCAGCAATCATGGAAAAGGAATATACAGCCGTGACGTTTTTAACGATTGCTGCATCACAGTTTAGAGAAGTTCGAAACATGGAAAGAAATACACTTGCAGAAATGGACAGCTATGAATTGGTTCCTAGAGGGAACACATATATAGAGGGAATAGCGGTTGCATTTGAAAGTAGAAATTATTTAGTAATTTTCACTTCTTTACTAGGGACCATGACATATTTAATATGGAATATTTACGCAGCTATTATTGTCGCTGTATTGTGCTATTTTATTATTCGGAAATATATGAGTGGATCAACACTTGGAGAAATTGTGGATATTAAACAAGCACTTGTTTCATTTGATGGTGCTGGCTTATATGTGGACAACATTTATATTATGAATATTGGTATACCGGAAAGACAAGAGGAAATTTTAAAATATGGAATGGGTTTTGTGTTAACACCTAAAAATTTTGATGTGCGTTCTACTATTGCTAATCTTGGGCAACGGCAGGCTATTCTACACGACATATCCGTTTCATTAGGTGTTTTTAGAGATTCTGGTACTCCTGCGCTGACTCCACTCATCAAACGTGATTTAGATGACGGTCGTATCGGTGTATTTATATTACCTCAAGATAAGGATTTAAACAAAGCTGTAAAAGTAATCCAATCAGTACCAGTGTTAGAAAATGCCATTCGAATGCCTTCAGAATCTAAAGCACAAAGTAAGGAGTGA
- a CDS encoding YphA family membrane protein produces the protein MYQYLSIYLCWVLWCFVTFFMSKQGKRNTYSIVLLLFLILLPYEIIIIDLPMNGSFLFLLAYSVFATIQSNLTFKKYFSILLMSYLYAIYFIWRITSPILNDFSFITIAVISGFLLLQISSKNLHQQITILIAGVSFGQFLYSIICRSYYLQYTINDTHFFSILFSILLLMAIQHSWEYLIIKIENVVKMVEFRKRWNS, from the coding sequence ATGTATCAATATTTATCCATCTATTTATGTTGGGTATTGTGGTGTTTTGTTACTTTTTTTATGTCGAAACAAGGTAAACGAAACACCTATTCAATTGTGTTGCTGTTGTTTTTAATTTTATTACCTTACGAAATTATTATAATTGATTTACCAATGAATGGGTCTTTCCTGTTTCTATTAGCGTATAGTGTATTTGCTACTATCCAAAGTAATCTGACATTTAAAAAGTATTTTTCGATCCTTTTAATGAGTTACTTGTATGCCATTTATTTTATTTGGCGGATTACAAGCCCTATTTTAAACGATTTTTCGTTTATTACTATTGCAGTTATAAGTGGCTTTTTATTGCTGCAGATTTCATCCAAGAATTTACATCAACAAATAACAATTTTAATTGCAGGAGTAAGTTTTGGTCAATTTTTGTACAGTATTATCTGTCGAAGCTATTACCTGCAATATACGATTAATGATACACATTTTTTCAGTATTTTATTTTCGATCCTGCTGCTTATGGCTATCCAGCATAGCTGGGAATATTTAATAATAAAAATAGAAAACGTTGTGAAAATGGTGGAATTCAGAAAGAGGTGGAATTCGTGA
- the rpsA gene encoding 30S ribosomal protein S1 — protein sequence MDEMNQEISEIKELSVGDIVQGKVVKVEEKHVLVDIGYKVEGIVPISELSALRIETASDAVSEGDQLELQVKKVEDEEIVLSKKAVIAEKAWEDLQEKFENNEIIEATVRDVVKGGLVVDVGVRGFIPASLVETHYVEDFADYQDKSLTLKIVELDKEQNRIILSHRAVIEEEDQKKKSELLSSLEEGQEIEGTVQRITDFGVFVDIGGLDGLVHISQLAHTHVEKASDVVSEGDTLKVKVLSVDKENERVSLSHKATQPGPWDNIEEKIAIHDVVEGTVKRLVNFGAFVEVLPGVEGLVHISQISTEHIGTPGEVLEVGQTVHVKVLDVSEQDKRISLSIREIEEEKNQQEIKQYESDDDQSGFQLGDMIGDKLNKYKDD from the coding sequence ATGGATGAAATGAATCAAGAAATTTCTGAGATTAAGGAACTTTCAGTAGGCGATATTGTACAAGGTAAGGTGGTTAAGGTAGAAGAAAAACACGTACTTGTTGATATCGGATATAAAGTAGAAGGGATTGTTCCAATTAGCGAGCTTTCTGCACTTCGTATAGAAACAGCTAGTGATGCAGTTAGTGAAGGTGACCAACTAGAATTACAAGTAAAAAAAGTAGAAGACGAAGAAATCGTCTTATCTAAGAAAGCTGTAATTGCAGAAAAAGCTTGGGAAGATTTGCAAGAAAAGTTTGAAAATAATGAAATTATTGAAGCTACAGTCCGTGATGTTGTAAAAGGTGGCCTTGTAGTAGACGTAGGTGTCAGAGGTTTTATTCCTGCCTCATTAGTAGAAACACACTATGTAGAGGATTTTGCTGACTATCAAGATAAATCGTTAACATTAAAAATTGTAGAATTAGATAAAGAACAAAATAGAATCATTTTATCGCATCGTGCCGTTATTGAAGAAGAAGATCAAAAGAAAAAAAGTGAATTACTCAGTTCCCTTGAGGAAGGTCAAGAGATAGAGGGGACGGTTCAACGCATTACAGACTTTGGTGTATTTGTAGATATTGGTGGATTAGATGGTTTAGTACATATCTCACAACTTGCACATACGCATGTGGAGAAAGCTTCAGATGTCGTTTCTGAAGGTGATACACTTAAAGTAAAAGTTTTATCAGTAGATAAAGAAAATGAAAGAGTATCATTATCCCATAAAGCAACACAACCTGGACCTTGGGACAATATTGAAGAGAAAATCGCGATTCATGATGTAGTAGAAGGTACGGTAAAACGTTTAGTTAACTTTGGTGCCTTTGTTGAGGTACTTCCAGGTGTGGAAGGTCTAGTTCATATCTCACAAATTTCTACAGAGCATATTGGAACACCTGGTGAAGTGCTTGAGGTTGGACAGACTGTCCATGTAAAGGTGCTTGATGTGAGTGAGCAGGATAAGCGGATATCACTAAGTATCAGAGAAATTGAAGAAGAGAAGAACCAACAAGAAATTAAACAGTACGAAAGTGATGACGATCAATCAGGCTTTCAATTAGGTGATATGATCGGAGATAAATTAAATAAATATAAAGATGATTAA
- a CDS encoding lysophospholipid acyltransferase family protein — translation MSFYQFAKTVVKIVLKPKYKVKEVGTENIPTEGPVIICSNHISNYDPPIVGITCPRPIHFLAKEELFKNKLFGFILKKVNTIVLKRGMNDRNALRKGLEVLKEGNVLGLFPEGTRSKSGELKRGLAGAGFFALRSKATVIPCAIVGSYKSKEPLKVIYGKPVDMETLRENKASAQEVTDAIMNEIKKIKENR, via the coding sequence ATGAGTTTTTATCAATTTGCAAAAACAGTAGTGAAAATTGTTTTAAAACCAAAGTATAAAGTAAAAGAAGTAGGTACAGAAAATATTCCAACAGAAGGTCCTGTCATTATTTGTTCCAATCATATTTCGAACTACGACCCGCCTATTGTTGGAATTACTTGTCCACGGCCAATCCATTTTCTCGCTAAAGAAGAATTATTTAAAAATAAATTATTTGGCTTTATATTAAAGAAGGTAAATACCATTGTATTAAAACGCGGAATGAATGATCGTAACGCGCTTAGAAAAGGGCTAGAAGTACTAAAAGAAGGAAATGTTTTAGGGTTGTTCCCAGAAGGAACGAGAAGTAAAAGTGGTGAATTAAAAAGAGGGCTGGCGGGAGCAGGATTCTTTGCACTAAGATCAAAGGCAACAGTAATCCCCTGTGCGATTGTTGGCAGTTATAAAAGTAAAGAACCCCTTAAAGTAATCTATGGTAAGCCTGTCGATATGGAGACATTAAGAGAAAATAAGGCTTCTGCTCAAGAAGTAACAGATGCGATAATGAATGAGATAAAAAAAATTAAAGAAAATCGCTAA
- the cmk gene encoding (d)CMP kinase, whose amino-acid sequence MSEKEIAIAIDGPAAAGKSTVAKKVAKKLGYIYIDTGAMYRSLTFSVLNNQIDINNSELVIKHLHDITIDINANQQVFINHEDVTDAIRTEEVTKNVSAIASISEVRQEMVNRQQKLAEKRAVVMDGRDIGTQVIPDAEVKVFLVASVEERAERRHTENIQKGFPSDLGQIKHDIEKRDKMDSEREVSPLKKAADAIEIDTTSLSVDEVAKKILSLVNTKMRG is encoded by the coding sequence ATGAGTGAGAAAGAAATTGCTATTGCCATTGATGGTCCAGCTGCTGCAGGGAAAAGCACTGTAGCAAAAAAAGTTGCAAAAAAATTAGGTTACATATACATCGATACAGGTGCAATGTATAGATCGTTAACTTTTTCTGTATTAAACAATCAAATTGATATTAACAACTCTGAATTAGTTATAAAACATCTTCATGACATTACTATCGACATTAATGCCAATCAACAAGTATTTATTAATCATGAAGATGTAACGGATGCCATCAGGACTGAAGAGGTTACCAAAAATGTTTCAGCTATAGCTTCTATTTCGGAAGTAAGACAGGAAATGGTGAACAGGCAACAAAAACTTGCTGAAAAACGAGCGGTTGTAATGGATGGAAGAGATATCGGAACACAAGTCATTCCTGATGCAGAAGTTAAAGTTTTTTTGGTGGCCAGTGTGGAAGAACGAGCAGAAAGAAGACATACAGAAAACATTCAAAAAGGATTTCCTTCAGATCTGGGACAAATTAAACACGATATTGAAAAACGAGATAAAATGGATTCAGAACGAGAGGTGTCTCCACTTAAAAAAGCGGCAGATGCGATAGAAATTGATACGACTTCATTATCTGTTGATGAAGTTGCAAAAAAAATATTATCTTTAGTTAATACAAAGATGAGGGGTTAG
- a CDS encoding flagellar brake protein encodes MSKIGTFLQLEQIKEERTISKCRVIETKKDKLYVDYPIDKETNRSNIFPVGTHFHVHFIENNSVFSFPSEIIGKAKVKNIPTLILSVELNNLQKIQRREFVRVEALLDVSVQSIDQQFDSFTTVTHDISGGGMALLVDKNDRIKQGELLDIMLILPLEKKVEYLHIIGEALRIQERKEDKDILSVKFTEMDTHDQQSIVQYCFTKQLEERRKGLS; translated from the coding sequence TTGAGTAAAATCGGCACATTTTTGCAGCTTGAGCAAATTAAAGAAGAAAGAACAATCTCTAAATGCAGGGTAATCGAAACAAAAAAAGATAAGTTATACGTTGATTACCCAATTGATAAAGAAACAAATCGCTCTAACATATTTCCTGTCGGCACACATTTTCATGTTCACTTTATAGAAAACAATTCGGTATTTAGTTTTCCAAGTGAGATCATCGGTAAAGCTAAAGTGAAAAATATACCTACACTTATTCTTTCAGTTGAATTAAATAATCTACAAAAAATTCAACGGCGAGAATTTGTGCGAGTTGAAGCGTTGCTGGATGTTTCCGTGCAAAGTATAGACCAACAGTTTGATTCTTTTACTACTGTGACCCACGATATTAGTGGTGGAGGGATGGCTCTTCTAGTGGATAAAAATGATAGGATAAAACAAGGCGAGTTACTGGATATTATGTTAATATTACCTTTAGAAAAAAAAGTTGAATATTTACATATCATTGGAGAAGCATTACGAATACAAGAGAGAAAAGAAGATAAAGATATTTTATCTGTAAAATTTACTGAAATGGATACACATGATCAGCAGTCCATTGTACAATATTGCTTTACAAAACAATTAGAAGAGCGCAGAAAAGGTCTTTCATAG